The Osmerus eperlanus chromosome 1, fOsmEpe2.1, whole genome shotgun sequence genome includes the window TATTTTTAATTGTGTAAAGACTGAGTAAAATGAAACATAACAAGAGTTTTAATGTGAATGATTCATTAATTTTATTCCACTTGTCTAGAAGGGAAGTTGTTCGTAGTGGTAAACTCAACTTCCTGGTCCGTCTCTCCTGTCATAGCCTCCAATCATTTTTGTTTTAGGTTGTATGCTCATTGTAGGTTGAAAATAATAAAATCCTACAACTCGTTTAGAATGTTACGTCTGATTATTTGCTTACTTGACAATGCAAAATTATGCATTTTTTCTTTAATAATTATATTTTGGTAATTTGAAAAATGAATGTTCAGGATAAAACATGTtctgaaatgtaaaaaaaatatcaaGTCTCATTCCTGAGTTGCAGGCAAATAGAATTCAAACTTTGTTTGGGGTAAGCTTCTACAGGAGAGCCACCAGACTTTGTTTTTGACATTTGCTAGCAGACAGGATTTCTGAAATGGTGCAAAATTCTCAACTTATTTTCATCCAGGCTTTAGGATGAACAGGAAcaggcaaatatggtcaaagaTAAATAGGCCAAGCAATCCCACCTGAAGCCTATTCATATAATGCTCATGCTCTGCTTGATAAGTGAAGAAATTAGGTCCTTCATACATGAGCACTGGATGTGGGAAATCAGTCAGGAGTGTGTCCAGATTAAACAAGTGTGTAAAGAACATGTTATGCAAAAAAAGTGTTTTACAATTCCAAACTGAGTGTAAAACTGAAAATGTGCTTGCAGTTTTGCAGACTGTGTGCCTCAAGAACCACATTTTGTGTGTAAAAAACAGATCAGTTGATGCAAATCTAGTAATTTGGTATAATTGAATATTGGATAAACACTTGCAAGATGTCAATAAATAAGAAAAACACATCTTGGTTTGTGTTAACTTAGTAAACTTAATGTTTTGCACTGAGCAGTCAAACTGAATACACGTAGGTTAAGCATCTGAAACTGTTCTCTAGCCTGCTGTTTTGCAGGCATTAAATGTTGCACACATCTGAGATTTGTCATAGAAATGAACAGTCACTTATTTGTCATATTGAGTATGTTATATTACAATCTGTATGCATATATTACAAGTATATAGCCAAaggatgttttgttttttagtaCATAAGTGCAAACACAGTTCTCTACCAGCAGATGACAATGTTTCTTACCtaatttttttataaaattatTAAATAATTATTACATACATTTTGCTTTTGTCTATGTATGCACTAATTATGCTTAAGTCTATGCTTTTGTGACAATAAAACCAACAGACGTTCTTGATCAGTGAATATTTTGTTTATTCTGTAAAGATTCAGAAGTGTAGAAAGGATGATACAACAGTGCTTTATGATCAAACTATTTCATAAAAGTTAACGTGATCATAACACAGTAAGTCCAGattcctttttattttattgtctcAAACCAAAATAAATTGGTAACATTCGACAAGTGCATACACTGCTGGTAGGAGGTCACCTCCAATTTCACTTTGGATGGTATAGCACCGTTCTTAGCTATTTAGCAGCTTCACAAAGATGCAGCTTTGTAGGATTCATGTAGTGACTACGTTTGTACGTTTATATGAACACATGAAAATTCAGTGGAGTGAAACATCTCCACATTTGGCTCTCTAGCTAGCACTGTCAGTGTCCAGGGCTTTAGATCAAATTAACATTTAGATTTTAACAACATTTTCCAGTAATGATATTTAATTTCATTACAGCAAAGTGTTGAACTTTTCCAAGTGTACAGAAGCAGCAAATTCACAGATATAGACCAGCAATAACCATCAATGCACTGGAAACATTGTTGCTCTCAACAGCAAATCAGCTTAAAAAAGCGACGTGAAGGGCGGACTGTCATATCAACACATGGACAAAGCAGAGTAAGGCAACGGTAGCGTGACAGGCTCTCTCTGTTGAGCTTGCAGATGAAGCCAGGGCAGTGTAGAGTATTGATCTTGACAGAACTGTCAATATCTTTACTCGGGCAGTGTGATTTTAGCATTGCTGTCTTCATTAGTGCATTGTATGTATTGTCTCTTGTGAGTAGCTGAACTGTTAAGTGATCACTAACATTTATACAGAGAAGAATAAAAACGTGTATTGATTGCATCTGGACTTACAGTGACTATAGAGGAGTAAATGGAATTGAAAAACCAAATGAAGGAAATAGTAAAATTCAAGGCAGTGCTGAAGTACTGGTTGCTAAAAAAGTCTCACAAAGCCAACAATAACAACTCTATATGACACTTCTTTCTGTCGGGTCAATAAACAAACCGCAATAGTGCATTTTCCatcatatatgtatgtatatctccctctccctaacaGTATCTTCCCTCTACATAATCCCTCAATTCAAGTCAGTTATCCAGTCTGTGTGCATCCTCTTTCTATTTCCGATCCATCTAACTGACCTCATTGTGCACCCACCCCACACAACCAAAAAAGAAGCATGAAGAAAGGCTTTAACATCACAGGACTCAAAGTTGAGAAGTTCTTTCATTTCAGGATGTCAAAAGTAATGCTTGATGGAAGAGGTGGGGATGAGATGGGGGTATTCACAGTTCCAGACGACGGTCCAACGGTTCAGCTACAATCACATCTGCTGTCATAATGAACACACAGACCTTGGCCACAAAGCTGGCCAGCCGAAAACGTCCTGTTCCCACTATATGATTGGATCGCACTGTCACACTTCCAACAGCTCTGTCCTCAGGCGAtcccttgggggggggggagaaaccaACACATGTGAAACATGTGAAATGGCTGCTCATTATTGTTTTGAGTTTATGTTCATATTGTTTTAATTCACATCGAGGAAATCAAAAACTAGCCCGTTTAAAAGCCATTTCACCACAGACAATTGTCATGATTTATTCACATATATTAGCGTGCTTGCTCAATCTATAATTTAATGTCCCACACTCTGACTCATCTAAAAATAGGTTCTTGAAACAGACCTTTGATTGTTTCAAAGAAGCTACTTAGTTTGAGTAGCCACACCCTCTCTTGCTTCACTTTTCTCTATAAATCACATAAGAACAACTAACAATTATCTTACTTGATTTCTTAATTTTCTTTATAATACACTCTATATAAAACATCTTTAATAGCTATAAAACACAAAGCAATTTAGGGTGATCTGGGAAAGTCCCCAATTGTAACGAGTTTTTCGGAGACTACCACAAGACAGCCAATGTAAAGTTCCAAGTATAAAGTGACTTACCTGTCTTGACTGCCGTCGGTCGCCTCCACAAAGGCCTGCCCAGTGACGGGCTGCTGGTGCTTATCCTCGCTCTCCACCCAGTGCTCCTGCAAAGCTCCTGACTCTACTGtctgtccagccctccctctgtccccagtCTCCACCGAGTCCACGAGACTCAGCAGTGGAGTGTATGTGTCTCGCCAGACGCCCCTCTGCACTGTGCTTCGCTGAACAGGCTCTTCGTCAAGCTGCTTGCTCACATCCTCTTTGGCCAGTTTCTTATGAACTGTCTGGGGGTCTTTTAGTGCATCAAGGTCCAGGTCAGTGAAGCTGTTGGCCTCTTTTAAGCCTGCTGGTGGACGCTGGTAGCTCTCTAGCCACTGCAGCTGACCATTCTTGTGGATGTAGCGGCTATCACTGAACCAGCGCACCACCTCTGACTTGGGCAGGCCTGTCATGACGCTCAGCTCTTCATACTGCTGGCTGCTGGGCCAGCGGGTGCTGGAGAACGTCTGTCTGAGAAGGTGCACCTGCTGGGGGCTCTTATTTCCCCATGCGGCTGAGAAGGATGGCTGGGGGGACATGGCGGTCTGAGGACAGTCAGGTTTgagctctggggttgtggtCTCCAGGCCAGGTGTGATATCAAACTCATTCACCTTCAGCCTCCTCCGGTTTATCTTGATCGGGTCAACTTTAAGCCCTGTTCTAGTCTTGTCCATCTCAACTTCGTCTTCCTTTTTGATAAGCTGCTGTAAAATTGACATAccctttatgggaaactcctgAATACATTTGCCCTCCTCTATTATAGATATGCTGCTGCTGTTTTTAGTAATGACGGTGGTGCTGGTGTTGTCATGTTGAGCATTGCTGGCATGATTAAGGTTAGGGACGCTACCATTATTGCTAGTGCTGGAATAGTCACCGCTAACACTGCCATTGTTGGTCTTGTGATGGATACAGTTGTTGGTTTTGTCATCATCAGCCTGTGTTAATGGAAACGTATCCAGGTTACTGACACTAGTATTACTGTGACATATGATGTTAGATTTGCTGGTGTTTATGATCACTTTACTTTTGTTGCTACTAAAACCTTCTAAGATAGATGGTATACTGTCAACGTTACTGTTTTGTCTGCTTTCATTGTCAGATCCGCAATTATTGGTATTACTAACAACAGTTGAGCAACCGACTATGCTGTTGCTTAAGCCGCTGTTGTTCATAGATGTCCTAGTGCCATGTTCTCCACCGTTACTACTACTGGAGAAGTAACTACTAATGCTACTGCTACTACTGCAACTACTGCTGCTACTGTTACTACGGTTGCTGGTGCTCACGACACAACTGCTGCCTCCAGCGATGTCTAACCCCAGGCCAACACTCTTGTCTGTCTCCAGTGTTGGTACAATATTCTTGGTCAGTGCGTGTGATGTTCTGACCACTGTTGGCGGCGTGGCAGGAGCAGTGTACGATACCCTGGTGACCTGTTGGCCGCCTGCCATGCCAGCCTGACTGGCTATGACCCTGGTCTGCCTGCCTAGCACACTACCATGGAGCAGATTGGCCATCTGGTAGTTGGGTCCCACTGGGGTAGGTTGGGCAGTGATAGTGTGATGGCTCACTATGTGATTGGCATGTCTTTGTTTAGAGGGATGCTTTTGTGGTTCTTCTGTCTGGAACACGGTGTTGAACATCTTTCTTTTGGCCTCCTCTATCTCTTCGGGGGACCAGCTGATACCTTGCTTCAGTCTTTGAGCTGTGAACCACAGTTTAATCTGTTCTTCAGGAAAATCAGAGACCACAGTCAAGTAGCAGAGCTCGGCTTTGGATGGGTATGGGAACTTGCCAAAGGAGGTCTTGAGAAAGCTGCTGGTGTCCATGGCAGCATCATAGGTGGGGATGCTGCTAAGCGGGATCATCACCTTTGGAAGGTTCTTGCTGGAATCAGAAGAGGGCaaagaatagagagagggagtgttttTGTGAAAAGGTTGACTGGGCGTTGTTGTTATTACATGAGTGACAGAGGTCTTCGGTACAGCAGGGGAATCAGTAACCCTGAGAGCCCCGTTCTGGAGTTCAGGCacatttgtcaacattttaggGTCAATCTCCTTCCCAGTGTCTATCCTTCGCACTTCCACAGTGTGGGAGACCACTATCTTCTTGTGCTCCCCCTTGGTCTTCATCATCCTTGCTATAGGTGTTTTAGTAAGGGAGATCCCAGATTCACAAAGGACATCCCCGTTGTCTGTGAACAGGCTTTGCTCCACTGTGGTTATCTGGTCCCTCTTTTTGACATGAAGGGAACCATGGACAGATCCCCGTATCAGCCCAGGGTGGGCTTTTGCATTGTGCAGAGCTAGGGCCTCAAATCGAGCCACTGACACTCCACAGTTCAGGCAGTAGAAGCTGGGCTGAGCCCTGAAGTCTGCATGGCAGTTATGCAGATGGTCCAAAAAGGAATTAAGATCTCTGGACTCAAAGCAGCAGGGTTGACAACTGTATGCTCCCCCTTTATACCATCGGTCTCCACCTTTAGGTCTAGAGGAGTCATGACAGAAATGGCCTGCCGCTTCTCCACTGATACTGAGGATGCTGTCTTCTGGGATTGTGGGTAGGAGCTCGGGTAGACAACCCAGGACGATCTCTTCCCGCACATGTTTGGTTTTGGAGGGGATCATGCAAGGTACAGTTGATTTCCTCTTGCTAGCCATTATGATATTATGAGAAGATGTATTGATTGATTGGTTGTCCAGTATGATAACAGGGGGCTGGTGGTGAGTGGAAAGCTCCTGATCTAGGTTAAGCGTCATGGACGAGCCGCTATTTTACAGTGTTGCTTCATGTTTGCGCTCTTTTCTTGGCACTCCTCTCACATGCTCACCGATGTGTATGAGCAGTTCACTgggcacctgtgtgagagagaagaaagcaaaGTTAATTGCATAAACATGCATGCTAAATCACATGTAATTTCAACAGACACGGGCCTCTTATTTACCCATATTTCCAAATTGCTACTTTAACTTTCCAATCCTTATAATCAAGCATTCTAAACATAAGCCTCAAATGAAAGAAACACTATTCTGCCAATGAATGCCATCAAGTCACATTTGAAATGATATTTTATAGCATTTTGGAAGATTTCTGGTGATTCACGTACATAATTTAACTGTACAATAAGTATAGCAGGATCATTTATCTTGGTCTCCTACACTCTCCCTGGCTCTATCACCCAATAACATAAAaatctgttaaaaaaaaaacagttatgAGCCAGTTTGAAGTCATTTCAGGACATAGGTCAACCATGGTCAATGTTTTCCACTTACTCGCATTGTACAGTTTGTAGCTAAATATCTcatattttttctttctctgggcACTCTACCATATGCTACAAAGATTCAGAAGAAAAGATATGAAAGAGAAAACAGAGCTCTTCTCTCAACAGTCCGACCTTTCAATGATCCTGACGCACAAACATGCTCACTATGCACATGGTTCCCTTGATCtttatctcttcctcttcctacaTGGAATGCCACCAATCGCTTGACAACAAGCTGTTCCCATATAGAGTAATGCTCTCAATTACAGAATAGTGTCACATTCAAATCAACATTCTACTGAGCCTTCAGTGAATCAAAAAGCCTTCACGTTTGTGTTCACCATGACCGTCTGGCTGGTAAATAAAAGATGAACCTGTTCCAGAATGAAAAACCCCAAATGACTGCCCACAGAACATGCTGATCCCAGACAGGCCGTGACGTTGTTTTTGTAACTGCCTCTTTTTTTATTTCTAATGACGGCTGCCTTCCatctaaaaacaaaacaaaaaaactaggTCACCAGCATCTTATGCAGTAATCCCGGTTCACTGCATCCAGACGTGGGCATGTGCTGTATGTTTAGCCGCTGGAGAGGTCATGATACTCTCTGACGGCACACTTGCTTAACCCTGAGTGGGAACAACCAGTTTGTTTCTTGGACCAAGTGAATTCTCACGCAATGCAAAAAAACTGTTAACTGTTTGCATTAAAACCTGACAGAGGTTTTAGAATAGGATGGAATGCAATGTAGTTGTTAGAATGTAATTGTATACTAAGACAATGTAACATTACCACCTCAATTTTCTAGTCTCAAAATATTGTCCCACTTATAGTTTGCTTTTTTCTATATACAAAATAACATGATAGCTATGAAATCCCTCATCCACTGGTCAACTTTAAATTACACATTGTTTCTAACAGGTCCAGGCTGACAATGTAACTGTGTTACTACAGCAAAAGGACAGAAGCACCTGAGAAAAGACTGTAGTGACATCAGACATTGCACAGACATCTCCCCTCCAGACAAACCAAACTTCCTGCATGACAAATATACAGACAGGCCAGAATGTTAGAAAATATTTCATAAAATCCAGGTCACCTATCTAAAGAATAGGGTGCTTTAtctggcaggagagaggagtgatccGACACTAGACAAGGGCTTCCCAGACAGCAACCATTGAATGGAGCTCTCTGAAAAGAGGGGCTTCGTGTTTCAGCACAGAGGTAGACTACTCAGACTAGCACTGTCCCCAGTGTGTCGTATGTCCTGATACTGGCACCGACTATTGGGCTGAGAGGAAGCTCTTTTCATCTCACTAGACCTAGGGACTAGAATCTGAACTGAGGTAAAGTGACAGCTCTCAGACTCTCTAAACACCCACGCTCATCAAAAGCTTTGCCTTGTACGTATACAAGTATTTCCTTGTGTGCTTAACTTCACATGTGACTTTAGAAGCTTCCAAGTCCTTAATTCTTCATTgtttgaaatgtaaatgtaaagtaaaaTGTCATTTCATTTGCTGTGCGGtagatggggtcagatacagacaGTGTCACCAAAAActgacatttaaaaacaaagacaGGTATTGGTAATGGTGCTTGTCACATGTAAAAAatgaaggagaagaaaggatgTATGAAGAGATGGGAAAACACAAGGGAGACAGTCAGGGTAAGGTTAGTGTATGATTGATGATGACAGACTGCAATGAGTTTGTTTGAAACTCCACCTAGACATCACAAACATTTTCAGTACTTCAGAGTTATCTGTGTCTTGCAAGGAACTTTAAAGCGTTTCTGTGGATTTCACATAAAACATTTACGGaaatatttacatgtattcaacATGGTGGGGCTAGACAGGACAACATGACACATATGAATTATAAAACCTATTTAGAAGAACATCTTCTGCTGAATGTCCATTAAATAGATTAATGTCATGTGAGTGGATCAGCTGGACACCCAAAATAtaagtcagagacagagagcaattACTGCCTAGAACAGGAAAGAGATTTGGAACAATGCTGCCCTATTTCTAAGAGGAATGTGATCCAGTGACGGGAGCTTTATTAACACGACTGACCGTTGACTTGTCATTGTTCCATTCATGTCTGAGTGTCTTGGCAGCATGGACTTGGGTTGGTGGCATGGCTCTGTGTCTTGTCAACAGTAATCATCGGTTAGGGGTACTGAATCATCGCTGACTGTGAAATTATTTGGAGTCATCACTAATCAGGGTCAGTAGCACAGTGCGAATACAGCAGATATGTCGACTGCATCTTGTCTGTCCTTTTGCAAGCCCATCAAATCTGCCTTGGATAcagtgtacatgtgtttgtgaatgtctgCTGAGACGCAGGTGTTGGCAGGccgtctcctcctcaccccccttacCTCCGTGATTGCAGCCTGGTCCGCTGGGAGACCAGTCGGCAGTGCCACTCATGTGTTAACATTGCCATGGCAACTCTGCTCTTCCCCTtgcccaccacaccacacacaggagtcACTTTCCTACACTACACTCTCCGCCCAGACAGATGCACACACTTATACAAAAAAGACAGTTAAATTACACATCCTGGCAGTACAGGTAGAAGTTAGTTCTACATCTTCAGCCTTGCCAGTCTTGGGTTTTAACTGTTTACAGAATTTGAGTTTGGTTCTATTACAGATTAACAACATTCTGTACCTGCCTCATGGTACACTCTTCTCATTAAGGGTTTGTAAAACTCTACAGAGAAATTAGGACATATACTTCACTTTACATATGAATGTCCCATCAGGCCTAAGGACTGAGGGAAGGAATGTTTCTTCTCTTGACTTCCTGAACGCCAGCTCTACTTCTTAGGGTTTCTAATATAAAAATGCCTAAAGAATATACAAACACAAATCTTATCCCTGTTGCTGAACTGAATGAAAGACAAACAGTGTGCGGAAAAATCCTTAGTCTCATGTCCGTGTCGACGAATAACTCTTTCATTTCTGTAGCCAAGACAACAGGCATTGATTTGACAACTTAAAaagaaaagggaagaaaaatggcGGCGCACCGTACATTATACTGTCCCACCTAAAATGGCTGACATCACAGCCCCATGTTACTGCCAGAGTCTGGCAAACACCAGCTACTGCTGACCAAACCTTTCTTGCatgggacagagagaagcaggggctTTGTCATCACAAGCCCACAACTTCTCACAGCGACAGAAGTTTATTGCAGTTGGAACTATGCAAACAGTCTATGTCAGTAAAGCTTTGGATAGCTTTGGGTCTTGAAAATGTGATACGAACTATGAGAAAGGATGAAAAGCATGGGAAAGTGTGAATGGTAATAGATGGTATGCATACCTATACTTGGGGAAAGCTGTTCAAGAACTACATTGATTTCAAGGTTATTTTGTAAGGATGAGGacttatgtgtttttttttaaagatatgcTTGTTTGCACAGACCTGCTAGGAAATAGATCTGGTTGGCATTAGTAAGCTGATTTTCCTCTCTGAACTTCGGAATGTACACTGGATGTCAGCTAAAACTGCAAATCATGACCATATGACCCTCCTTCGATGAGCTCTGGTGATTAATATAAAACCTAGTGAACTGAAGACATGAAAATATTATTTAACTGGTGATGATAAAAATCAGAACATATAATCCTCATAATGGAATATGCCTGTTACTAAGGAGAACCatgcaagtatttttttgtggaGGGTAGGTACTGTCAGCCCATTACA containing:
- the zhx3a gene encoding zinc fingers and homeoboxes protein 3; this translates as MTLNLDQELSTHHQPPVIILDNQSINTSSHNIIMASKRKSTVPCMIPSKTKHVREEIVLGCLPELLPTIPEDSILSISGEAAGHFCHDSSRPKGGDRWYKGGAYSCQPCCFESRDLNSFLDHLHNCHADFRAQPSFYCLNCGVSVARFEALALHNAKAHPGLIRGSVHGSLHVKKRDQITTVEQSLFTDNGDVLCESGISLTKTPIARMMKTKGEHKKIVVSHTVEVRRIDTGKEIDPKMLTNVPELQNGALRVTDSPAVPKTSVTHVITTTPSQPFHKNTPSLYSLPSSDSSKNLPKVMIPLSSIPTYDAAMDTSSFLKTSFGKFPYPSKAELCYLTVVSDFPEEQIKLWFTAQRLKQGISWSPEEIEEAKRKMFNTVFQTEEPQKHPSKQRHANHIVSHHTITAQPTPVGPNYQMANLLHGSVLGRQTRVIASQAGMAGGQQVTRVSYTAPATPPTVVRTSHALTKNIVPTLETDKSVGLGLDIAGGSSCVVSTSNRSNSSSSSCSSSSSISSYFSSSSNGGEHGTRTSMNNSGLSNSIVGCSTVVSNTNNCGSDNESRQNSNVDSIPSILEGFSSNKSKVIINTSKSNIICHSNTSVSNLDTFPLTQADDDKTNNCIHHKTNNGSVSGDYSSTSNNGSVPNLNHASNAQHDNTSTTVITKNSSSISIIEEGKCIQEFPIKGMSILQQLIKKEDEVEMDKTRTGLKVDPIKINRRRLKVNEFDITPGLETTTPELKPDCPQTAMSPQPSFSAAWGNKSPQQVHLLRQTFSSTRWPSSQQYEELSVMTGLPKSEVVRWFSDSRYIHKNGQLQWLESYQRPPAGLKEANSFTDLDLDALKDPQTVHKKLAKEDVSKQLDEEPVQRSTVQRGVWRDTYTPLLSLVDSVETGDRGRAGQTVESGALQEHWVESEDKHQQPVTGQAFVEATDGSQDRDRLRTELLEV